One genomic segment of Oncorhynchus masou masou isolate Uvic2021 chromosome 16, UVic_Omas_1.1, whole genome shotgun sequence includes these proteins:
- the LOC135557610 gene encoding cyclic AMP-dependent transcription factor ATF-3-like produces MMLQHQGFSLSEIRASAFVPCLSPPGTLTLEDFTNFTPLVKEELRYAIQHRRLSNGLSTDIMSDCASSSSDRPSEATSVKRLATPEESERRKRRRERNKVAAAKCRNKKKEKTDCLLKESEKLELVNSELKAQIEELKNQKQQLVYMLNLHRPTCIVRAQNGQTPEDERNLFIQQIKDGTLQMGQLDHHHTSVSTSGHL; encoded by the exons ATGATGCTTCAGCATCAGGGATTCAGCCTGTCCGAGATCCGCGCGTCAGCCTTTGTGCCCTGCCTGTCCCCGCCTGGAACACTCACGCTCGAGGACTTCACCAACTTCACTCCCCTGGTAAAGGAGGAGTTGCGCTACGCTATCCAGCACAGGCGGCTGTCCAACGGACTGAGTACGGATATCATGAGCGACTGTGCGAGCTCAAGTTCAGACAGACCGTCAGAAGCCACAAGTGTCAAGAGACTG GCGACCCCGGAGGAAAGCGAGAGGAGGAAAAGAAGACGAGAAAGAAACAAAGTAGCTGCTGCCAAATGTAGGAATAAGAAGAAGGAAAAAACGGATTGTCTGCTAAAG GAGTCTGAGAAACTAGAGTTGGTGAACAGTGAGTTGAAGGCCCAGATTGAGGAGCTGAAGAACCAGAAGCAGCAGTTAGTCTACATGTTGAACCTCCACCGGCCCACATGCATCGTACGGGCCCAGAACGGCCAGACCCCTGAGGACGAGAGAAACCTATTCATCCAGCAGATCAAGGATGGAACCCTGCAGATGGGTCAGCTTGATCACCACCACACTTCAGTGTCAACCAGTGGCCATCTCTGA
- the LOC135557200 gene encoding basic leucine zipper transcriptional factor ATF-like 3: MSDCDISSSFLQINDQSSFMLQRCESSGDEDDDWRLKRRENNRVAAQKSRNRQTQRADELHKAYECLDQKNRLLKKEVQFLSEEQMRLTEALKAHEPLCLIRQCVPTLGSGPRDVGVLSSLPR, from the exons ATGTCTGACTGCGATATTTCTAGCAGCTTTTTGCAAATCAATGATCAAAGCAGTTTTATGCTTCAAAGATGCGAG agctcTGGTGATGAAGATGATGACTGGAGACTTAAAAGAAGGGAAAATAACAGGGTGGCAGCACAGAAGAGccgaaacagacagacacagagagcagatGAGCTGCATAAG GCATATGAGTGTCTGGATCAGAAGAACAGGCTGCTGAAGAAGGAGGTACAGTTTCTGTCTGAGGAGCAAATGCGTCTGACTGAGGCCCTCAAGGCCCATGAGCCTCTCTGTCTAATCAGGCAATGTGTTCCCACCCTGGGGTCAGGGCCCAGGGACGTAGGGGTCCTCTCCAGTCTGCCCAGATAG